One part of the Borreliella afzelii genome encodes these proteins:
- the rpmA gene encoding 50S ribosomal protein L27: MATSKSGGSSKNGRDSISKRLGVKRSGGQFVKAGEIIVRQRGTKFHKGKNVGLGRDYTIFALSSGKVEFKTLKGRKYVSIV; encoded by the coding sequence ATGGCAACAAGTAAAAGTGGTGGTAGTTCAAAAAATGGACGAGATTCTATATCTAAGCGACTTGGAGTTAAAAGAAGCGGTGGTCAGTTTGTTAAGGCTGGAGAAATAATTGTTAGACAAAGAGGTACAAAATTTCATAAAGGTAAAAATGTAGGTCTTGGAAGAGACTATACAATATTTGCGCTTTCATCTGGTAAGGTAGAGTTTAAAACTTTGAAGGGGCGAAAATATGTAAGCATTGTTTAG